A part of Rhodamnia argentea isolate NSW1041297 chromosome 8, ASM2092103v1, whole genome shotgun sequence genomic DNA contains:
- the LOC125316176 gene encoding 7-deoxyloganetic acid glucosyl transferase-like has product MDPSPVPPPPPPHVVIFPLAAQGHVNSMLKLAELLALSGLHITFINSEHIHHRLLQHAEVQARFDAYPYFRFKTISDGLPMDHPRPDDHFMTTFNYIKSITKPLFEELVAAPGQPVTCIIADGIFTFTIDIARDLGVPIIAFRTISASSFWAYFCIPRMIENGDLPIKGDEDMDHIVTSVPGMEDILRCRDLPSFCRVSDLSDWLLQYVTTQTLQTTRARALILNSFDQLEGPAISQIRTHIPNLYTIGPLHSHLKSRLSSAPSSPPPPSASNSLWEVDRSCISWLDEQPPKSVIYVSFGSITTLNRHDFAEFWHGLVNSGRRFLWVVRPDSLAESGPSAVQEELREATAERGCVVGWAPQEEVLQHGAVAAFLTHSGWNSTLESVVAGKPMVCWPFFADQQVNSRLVSRAWKLGLDMKDVCDRVVVERMVNGVMGERKEEFAAAGADVARRAREAVSEGGSSWDNLDRLIEDIRSMKTGS; this is encoded by the exons ATGGATCCATCGcctgttcctcctcctcctcctcctcatgtCGTCATCTTTCCTTTAGCTGCTCAAGGCCATGTCAACTCCATGCTCAAGCTTGCCGAGCTCCTCGCCCTGTCCGGTCTCCACATCACCTTCATCAACTCTGAGCACATCCACCATCGCCTCCTCCAGCATGCCGAAGTCCAAGCTCGTTTCGATGCCTACCCGTACTTCCGATTCAAGACCATATCGGACGGCCTCCCGATGGACCACCCGAGGCCTGATGACCACTTCATGACCACATTCAATTACATCAAGAGCATAACCAAGCCACTCTTCGAAGAGTTGGTGGCCGCTCCCGGTCAGCCGGTGACCTGTATCATTGCGGATGGGATCTTCACCTTCACCATCGATATCGCTCGGGACCTCGGAGTTCCCATCATTGCGTTCCGCACGATCAGCGCGAGTTCCTTTTGGGCTTATTTCTGTATTCCACGCATGATTGAGAATGGAGATCTCCCCATCAAAG GAGACGAAGACATGGACCATATCGTGACGAGCGTGCCAGGCATGGAGGACATCCTCCGGTGCCGAGACCTGCCGAGTTTCTGCCGAGTCTCCGACCTCTCCGACTGGCTCCTCCAGTACGTGACGACTCAGACCCTCCAGACCACCCGAGCCCGAGCCCTCATCCTCAACAGCTTCGACCAACTGGAGGGCCCCGCCATTTCCCAAATTCGAACCCACATCCCAAACCTCTACACGATCGGTCCTCTCCACTCACACCTCAAATCAAGACTGTCGTCGGCGCCGTCGTCCCCACCACCGCCGTCTGCAAGCAACAGTCTGTGGGAAGTCGACCGTAGTTGCATCTCGTGGCTCGACGAACAACCTCCGAAGTCGGTCATCTACGTGAGCTTCGGGAGCATCACGACCCTCAACAGACACGACTTCGCGGAGTTCTGGCACGGCCTCGTGAACAGCGGGAGGCGCTTCCTGTGGGTCGTGCGGCCAGACTCCCTAGCCGAAAGCGGCCCCAGTGCCGTCCAGGAGGAGCTGAGGGAGGCGACGGCGGAGAGGGGGTGTGTTGTGGGGTGGGCCCCGCAGGAGGAGGTCCTGCAGCACGGTGCCGTCGCGGCGTTCCTAACGCACAGCGGGTGGAACTCGACGCTGGAGAGTGTGGTCGCAGGGAAGCCAATGGTGTGCTGGCCGTTCTTCGCGGACCAGCAGGTGAACAGCCGGCTCGTGAGCCGCGCGTGGAAGCTGGGGCTCGACATGAAGGACGTATGCGACcgggtggtggtggagaggaTGGTCAACGGAGTGATGggggagaggaaggaggaaTTCGCGGCGGCGGGCGCCGACGTGGCGAGGAGGGCGAGGGAGGCAGTTAGCGAGGGTGGGTCCTCGTGGGATAACCTGGACCGCTTGATTGAGGACATAAGATCCATGAAGACGGGCAGCTGA